One Neisseria sp. Marseille-Q5346 genomic region harbors:
- the rpmE gene encoding 50S ribosomal protein L31: protein MKQGIHPNYHEINVTCSCGNKFVTKSAMEKDSFNVEVCSLCHPFYTGTQKIVDTTGRVDKFNNKFGNLFKR, encoded by the coding sequence ATGAAACAAGGTATTCACCCGAACTACCACGAAATCAACGTTACCTGCTCTTGCGGCAACAAATTCGTGACCAAATCCGCAATGGAAAAAGACAGCTTCAACGTTGAGGTTTGCTCTCTGTGCCACCCTTTCTACACCGGTACTCAAAAAATCGTCGACACTACCGGTCGCGTGGACAAATTCAACAACAAATTCGGCAACCTGTTCAAACGCTA
- a CDS encoding acyltransferase, with amino-acid sequence MWKRILTCILRVWGGMLPPSYCKPFGRIAQKFRAALAACISPNIGKNVNIEKGGYVFPDTVVGDNSGIGVNCEICHGLTLGKNVMMGPECLFYSTNHKFNPETRRFEGYTDIRPIVIEDDVWIGRRAIIMGGVTIGKGAVIGAGSVVTKDVPPYCVAAGNPAIVRKNLLDEQELAAE; translated from the coding sequence ATGTGGAAAAGGATATTGACGTGCATTTTGCGTGTTTGGGGAGGAATGTTGCCTCCGTCTTATTGCAAACCATTCGGCAGAATTGCGCAAAAATTCCGCGCCGCTTTGGCTGCATGCATTTCTCCAAACATCGGTAAAAACGTCAATATTGAAAAAGGCGGATACGTCTTTCCGGATACGGTAGTCGGCGATAATTCGGGTATCGGCGTAAACTGCGAAATCTGCCACGGTTTGACCCTCGGCAAGAACGTGATGATGGGGCCGGAATGCCTGTTTTATTCGACCAACCACAAATTCAACCCTGAAACCCGCCGCTTTGAAGGATATACGGATATCCGCCCGATTGTGATTGAAGACGATGTCTGGATTGGTCGGCGTGCGATTATCATGGGCGGCGTTACCATCGGTAAGGGCGCGGTAATCGGCGCAGGTTCGGTGGTTACTAAAGATGTGCCGCCTTATTGCGTGGCTGCGGGCAATCCTGCGATTGTTCGGAAAAATCTGCTCGATGAGCAAGAGCTTGCAGCCGAATAG
- a CDS encoding four-helix bundle copper-binding protein → MNRRQFIGSAAAVSLTAAASFARAHDHAGHAHHAGHAHSAPRAYEAARKAAAHCVEAGQICLAHCIALLSEGDTSMKDCATGVNQMLALCGTLQNLAAQNSRLTPSLAKVCIEACKQCSAACKEHAGHHAECKACYESCLACIKECEKIAA, encoded by the coding sequence ATGAACCGTCGTCAATTTATCGGCAGCGCTGCTGCTGTCTCCCTCACCGCCGCCGCTTCTTTTGCTCGTGCTCACGACCATGCCGGCCATGCACACCATGCCGGTCACGCACATTCTGCACCACGCGCCTACGAAGCTGCGCGCAAAGCGGCCGCACATTGCGTTGAAGCCGGTCAAATCTGTCTGGCACACTGCATCGCCCTGTTGAGCGAAGGCGATACCTCCATGAAAGACTGCGCAACCGGCGTTAACCAAATGTTGGCACTGTGCGGCACATTGCAAAACCTCGCTGCCCAAAATTCACGCCTGACTCCATCTTTGGCAAAAGTATGCATCGAAGCCTGCAAACAATGTTCCGCCGCCTGCAAAGAACACGCCGGCCACCACGCTGAATGCAAAGCCTGCTACGAATCTTGCTTGGCTTGCATTAAAGAATGCGAAAAAATTGCCGCTTAA
- a CDS encoding amino acid ABC transporter substrate-binding protein: MQLNAKFKALLASAAIAVGLTACGGGSGDAQSSQSSGAATVASIKEKGVIRIGVFGDKPPFGYVDANGKNQGFDVEIAKDLAKDLLGSPDKVEFVLTEAANRVEYVRSGKVDLILANFTKTPERAEAVDFADPYMKVALGVVSPKDKPITDVAQLKDQTLLVNKGTTADAFFTKSHPEVKLLKFDQNTETFDALKDGRGVALAHDNALLWAWAKENPNFEVAIGNLGPAEFIAPAVQKGNTDLLNWVNGEIAAMKKDGRLKAAYEKTLLPVYGEKVKPEELLAE, from the coding sequence ATGCAATTGAATGCCAAATTCAAAGCCCTCCTCGCCTCTGCCGCCATCGCCGTCGGCCTGACTGCTTGCGGAGGCGGCTCCGGCGATGCCCAATCTTCACAAAGCAGCGGAGCGGCGACCGTTGCCTCCATCAAAGAAAAAGGCGTCATCCGTATCGGTGTATTCGGCGACAAGCCTCCGTTCGGCTATGTTGACGCCAACGGCAAAAACCAAGGCTTTGACGTTGAAATCGCCAAAGACCTGGCCAAAGACCTGCTCGGCAGCCCCGACAAAGTCGAATTCGTCCTGACCGAGGCCGCAAACCGCGTCGAATACGTCCGTTCCGGCAAAGTCGACCTCATCCTCGCCAACTTCACCAAAACACCCGAACGCGCCGAAGCCGTCGATTTCGCCGATCCTTACATGAAAGTGGCCTTGGGCGTAGTTTCCCCCAAAGACAAACCGATTACCGACGTTGCACAATTGAAAGACCAAACCCTTCTGGTCAACAAAGGCACCACCGCCGACGCCTTCTTCACCAAAAGCCATCCTGAAGTCAAACTGCTGAAATTCGACCAAAATACCGAAACCTTCGACGCACTGAAAGACGGCCGCGGCGTAGCACTCGCCCACGACAACGCCCTGCTGTGGGCATGGGCAAAAGAAAACCCGAATTTTGAAGTCGCCATCGGCAACCTCGGCCCTGCCGAATTCATCGCCCCGGCTGTTCAAAAAGGCAACACCGACCTCCTGAACTGGGTCAACGGCGAAATCGCCGCCATGAAAAAAGACGGCCGTCTGAAAGCCGCCTATGAAAAAACCCTCTTGCCCGTGTATGGAGAGAAAGTCAAACCGGAAGAATTGTTGGCGGAATAA
- a CDS encoding amino acid ABC transporter ATP-binding protein, which translates to MALLSIRNLHKQYGNVTAIQSLDLDLEKGEVIVLLGPSGCGKSTLLRCVNGLEPHQGGSIVMDGVGEFGKDVSWQTARQKVGMVFQSYELFAHMTVIENILLGPVKVQNRNRAEAEAQADKLLERVGLLDRKNAYPRELSGGQKQRIAIVRALCLNPEVILLDEITAALDPEMVREVLEVVLELAREGMSMLIVTHEMGFARKVADRIVFMDKGGIVESSDPETFFSAPKSERARQFLAGMDY; encoded by the coding sequence ATGGCTTTACTGAGCATCCGCAACCTGCACAAACAATACGGCAACGTAACCGCCATTCAATCCTTAGACTTGGACTTGGAAAAAGGCGAAGTCATCGTACTGCTGGGTCCGTCCGGCTGCGGCAAATCTACCCTCCTGCGCTGCGTAAACGGTTTGGAGCCGCACCAAGGCGGCAGCATCGTGATGGATGGAGTCGGCGAATTCGGCAAAGACGTTTCCTGGCAAACCGCCCGGCAAAAAGTCGGCATGGTCTTTCAAAGCTATGAACTGTTTGCCCACATGACCGTCATCGAAAACATCCTCTTAGGTCCGGTGAAAGTACAAAACCGCAACCGTGCCGAAGCAGAGGCACAAGCCGACAAACTGTTGGAACGCGTCGGTCTGCTCGACCGCAAAAACGCCTATCCGCGCGAACTCTCCGGTGGCCAGAAACAACGCATCGCCATTGTCCGCGCCCTGTGCCTGAATCCGGAAGTCATCCTGCTGGACGAAATCACCGCCGCACTCGACCCCGAAATGGTGCGCGAGGTCTTGGAAGTGGTTTTAGAACTCGCCCGCGAAGGCATGAGCATGCTCATCGTAACCCATGAAATGGGGTTTGCCCGCAAAGTTGCCGACCGCATCGTTTTCATGGACAAAGGCGGCATCGTTGAATCGTCCGACCCCGAAACCTTCTTCTCCGCCCCCAAAAGCGAACGCGCCCGCCAATTCTTGGCAGGCATGGACTACTGA